Proteins co-encoded in one uncultured Bacteroides sp. genomic window:
- a CDS encoding DUF1003 domain-containing protein, which yields METFHSDLSNKEFPVSERISGKFVRKAILDLIQKDYPQFTPDKFLSLSELNIYREKHIEGSLAKQVGKLTELDKTVIESLKDRTTLTDKLKVEEKQRLTFGQRVADHVASFGGSWTFIISFGVFLFLWISLNVFWLVNKGFDPYPFILLNLILSTIAALQAPVIMMSQNRQEEKDRERSKKDYMVNLKSELEIRMLHEKIDHLIINEQQEVLEIHKVQIEMLNDILKRIEKVQ from the coding sequence ATGGAAACATTTCACAGCGACTTATCCAACAAAGAATTTCCGGTTTCTGAAAGAATTTCCGGTAAATTTGTAAGAAAGGCTATCTTAGATCTTATTCAAAAGGACTACCCACAATTTACACCCGATAAATTTTTATCTCTTAGTGAGCTAAATATTTATAGAGAAAAACACATAGAGGGTTCCTTGGCTAAGCAAGTTGGCAAGCTAACAGAGCTGGATAAGACTGTGATAGAATCTTTGAAAGACAGAACTACCTTGACAGACAAATTAAAAGTAGAAGAGAAGCAAAGGCTAACCTTTGGGCAACGGGTAGCTGATCATGTAGCTTCATTCGGAGGTAGCTGGACATTCATTATTTCGTTTGGAGTATTTCTCTTTCTTTGGATCTCTTTAAATGTTTTTTGGCTTGTAAACAAAGGCTTTGATCCATATCCATTTATACTTCTGAACTTAATATTGTCAACTATTGCAGCCTTACAAGCACCTGTTATAATGATGAGCCAAAACAGGCAAGAAGAGAAAGACAGGGAAAGATCCAAAAAGGACTATATGGTAAACCTTAAATCGGAACTTGAAATTAGAATGCTGCACGAGAAAATTGATCATCTCATCATTAATGAGCAACAGGAAGTCCTGGAGATTCATAAAGTGCAGATAGAGATGTTGAATGACATACTTAAACGGATTGAAAAAGTGCAATAA
- a CDS encoding GNAT family N-acetyltransferase has translation MEKVTCGNNSNTNMTMQFRKATESDAARIWEIIQQAQAQMGRLNSEQWQNGYPAPANIASDIEHGYGYVLCSENCVIAYGAVIFDGEPAYEAIDGKWLSNGLYVVVHRLAVADEAKQRGVATEFMHRVEALSLEKGVYSFRVDTNFDNHYMIRMLSNLRFLYCGEVKYDQGLRLAYEKVLFKE, from the coding sequence ATGGAAAAGGTTACATGCGGAAATAATAGTAATACAAATATGACAATGCAATTCAGAAAAGCAACAGAAAGCGATGCCGCACGTATCTGGGAAATCATTCAGCAAGCTCAGGCTCAGATGGGCCGGCTGAATAGTGAACAATGGCAAAACGGATATCCGGCTCCTGCAAATATTGCGAGCGATATTGAGCATGGGTATGGGTATGTGCTGTGTAGTGAGAACTGTGTAATTGCTTATGGTGCGGTTATATTCGATGGTGAACCTGCCTATGAGGCTATTGACGGGAAATGGTTAAGCAATGGGCTATATGTGGTGGTTCATCGGCTGGCTGTAGCCGATGAAGCTAAACAACGAGGTGTGGCTACTGAGTTTATGCACAGGGTAGAGGCTTTGAGTCTGGAGAAAGGAGTGTACAGTTTCAGGGTTGATACCAACTTTGATAATCATTATATGATCAGGATGTTATCTAATCTGAGATTCTTGTATTGTGGGGAGGTTAAGTATGATCAGGGTTTGCGGCTAGCCTATGAAAAGGTTTTGTTTAAGGAGTAG